A stretch of the Teredinibacter haidensis genome encodes the following:
- a CDS encoding DUF5676 family membrane protein translates to MRINSVKLATVTAVYVAAVWVLCSVAIVVAPNALRTISGAMVHLDLSQWSWDMALDTFVVGLLAWTLFSWVTVWSIVTVYQRLLGGSTYE, encoded by the coding sequence ATGCGAATTAACTCCGTAAAACTTGCAACCGTCACGGCAGTTTATGTGGCCGCGGTGTGGGTGTTGTGTTCCGTTGCTATTGTCGTTGCCCCGAACGCGTTGCGCACGATATCGGGGGCCATGGTGCATCTCGACCTTTCTCAGTGGTCTTGGGATATGGCGTTGGATACTTTTGTTGTAGGCCTGTTGGCCTGGACACTTTTTTCATGGGTGACGGTGTGGAGCATCGTGACTGTTTATCAACGTTTGCTTGGAGGGTCAACTTATGAGTGA
- a CDS encoding P-II family nitrogen regulator, which translates to MSLCKVVAIFDEFRLEEVESKLIEHGVHGFTLHPVRGRGRYFDSFNENHLIKHIQMEIYVSEEQSLDLSRLISETAYSGAESEGLVSVVPVQSLRWIHDKREAQATDFVFRESRHAN; encoded by the coding sequence ATGAGTTTATGTAAAGTTGTCGCAATTTTTGATGAGTTTCGTCTCGAGGAAGTCGAAAGTAAATTGATCGAACATGGCGTGCATGGCTTTACCTTGCACCCCGTTCGTGGGCGAGGGCGCTATTTCGATAGTTTCAATGAAAACCACTTAATCAAACATATCCAAATGGAAATATATGTTTCCGAAGAACAATCGTTAGACCTGTCCCGCCTCATTTCAGAGACGGCCTACAGTGGTGCCGAAAGTGAAGGCCTTGTCTCCGTGGTTCCAGTGCAATCATTACGTTGGATTCATGATAAGCGAGAGGCGCAAGCAACTGATTTTGTCTTTAGGGAGTCCCGTCATGCGAATTAA
- a CDS encoding c-type cytochrome, with protein MKQLINRTPLSPASWSILFLLMFSASWVSAEPSPINGAEVFNNNCARCHNARSLDEFSLQEWAVIMPHMREKAHLTGKETDAVMAFITLVKKGETKSASAKEGAHVLNGEALFNKYSCQGCHSVNGKGGTVGPALDTTIADKGKTFFLQKLKNPQFNNPASPMPKMPLSDEEIEALADYLSTF; from the coding sequence ATGAAACAACTTATAAATCGCACTCCTTTATCACCAGCTTCCTGGTCGATCCTGTTTTTATTGATGTTTAGCGCATCTTGGGTAAGCGCTGAACCCTCACCGATCAACGGCGCGGAAGTGTTCAACAACAATTGTGCCCGATGCCATAACGCACGTTCACTTGATGAATTTTCATTGCAAGAGTGGGCCGTCATTATGCCGCACATGCGTGAAAAAGCGCACTTAACTGGCAAAGAAACCGATGCCGTGATGGCGTTCATTACTCTCGTGAAAAAGGGTGAGACCAAAAGCGCTAGCGCTAAAGAGGGAGCCCACGTTTTAAATGGTGAAGCACTGTTCAACAAATACAGTTGCCAGGGTTGCCACAGTGTTAACGGGAAAGGTGGGACAGTGGGGCCTGCTTTGGACACGACAATAGCGGATAAAGGAAAAACGTTTTTTCTTCAGAAATTAAAAAACCCTCAATTTAATAATCCGGCCTCGCCGATGCCAAAAATGCCGTTATCGGATGAAGAGATTGAAGCCTTGGCTGATTATCTATCAACATTTTAA
- a CDS encoding MerR family transcriptional regulator yields the protein MRVKDLAKMLKVSAETVRFYTRKGYLSPTKSPANGYKEYSPKDQARMRFILSARALGFTVNDIGEILAVADKQNAPCPVVRMLIEQRLMETEAQFKATEELRNRMRTAVREWSGLPDEEPTGHMICHLIENFTKNTTGGERNE from the coding sequence ATGCGAGTCAAAGATTTAGCCAAGATGCTTAAGGTCAGCGCTGAAACGGTGCGGTTCTATACCCGGAAGGGCTATTTGTCGCCGACCAAGAGCCCTGCGAACGGCTACAAAGAGTACAGCCCTAAAGATCAGGCTCGTATGCGTTTTATTTTGAGCGCGAGGGCACTCGGTTTTACGGTCAATGATATCGGCGAAATATTGGCGGTGGCGGATAAACAAAACGCGCCTTGCCCAGTAGTGAGAATGCTGATTGAGCAACGCCTGATGGAAACCGAAGCGCAATTTAAAGCCACCGAAGAACTCCGTAATCGTATGCGCACCGCTGTGCGCGAGTGGAGTGGTTTGCCGGATGAAGAACCCACCGGACATATGATTTGCCATTTGATTGAAAACTTTACCAAAAACACCACAGGAGGCGAACGCAATGAGTGA
- a CDS encoding GNAT family N-acetyltransferase: protein MSIIDETGVARYELVENIDQMRALFPLLNAQFDEEQCLFAHAELLTHFRGGEDAVSAVLDFWATDFGIDVIAAYSGNHKVGFIATQVKCDVYYGQEISVAEIVAVYVVEIFRRKGVATKLLSLASARLTAQGVSLVTTSWLMGNNASRKLYEKFEFEPVCVHARKRLVSDFVR from the coding sequence ATGAGCATCATTGATGAGACAGGGGTAGCAAGGTATGAGCTTGTTGAAAATATTGATCAAATGCGAGCGTTATTTCCGCTATTGAATGCACAATTTGATGAAGAGCAATGTCTTTTTGCGCATGCAGAATTACTAACGCATTTCAGAGGCGGCGAAGATGCCGTGAGTGCGGTGCTCGATTTTTGGGCAACGGATTTTGGTATTGATGTCATCGCAGCCTACAGTGGAAATCATAAAGTTGGGTTTATAGCGACTCAGGTTAAATGTGATGTGTATTATGGGCAAGAAATCAGTGTGGCAGAAATAGTTGCCGTGTATGTCGTAGAGATATTTAGAAGAAAAGGCGTTGCCACCAAACTCCTATCACTGGCTAGCGCGCGATTAACGGCGCAAGGCGTAAGCTTAGTGACGACTTCCTGGTTGATGGGAAATAATGCCTCGCGAAAACTATATGAAAAATTTGAATTTGAACCCGTGTGTGTACATGCGCGAAAACGATTGGTGTCTGACTTTGTTCGCTAA
- a CDS encoding heavy metal translocating P-type ATPase: MSESTVTDSHCHSEHPEKPSAAQPVSSAVTELIIDGAGCASCVGKIEGALKAVSGVQQAEMNFAQRTVSVSGTAPNEALIQAVERAGYNAKVSSAESDSDELDEKEQADLAYYKKLMRETWIALALGAPLMAYALITGEMSVNTTTERIVWLIIGILTLGVLLASGRHFFVGAWKSFLNHSANMDTLIALGTGTAWLYSMVVVFFPEAVPAQARHVYFEATAIIIGLIDLGLALEIKARGRTSEAIKRLIGLQAKTARVIRDDKEMDLPIEHVLLDDLVRVRPGEKIPVDGEVAEGRTAIDESMLTGEPMPVEKAKGDEVVAGTLNKTGSIVFRATRVGKDTALAQIINMVKRAQNSKPPIGRLADVISAFFVPVVMITAVISALAWLNFGPTPAIAFAIVSATTVLIIACPCALGLATPMSVMVGVGKAAEAGVLIRNGEALQTASKITAMILDKTGTITLGSPKVTDVVVVSGRTEHEVLQLAASVEAGSEHPLALAIMETAQEKAIELSKASSFNAITARGVEAEVDGRRVLFGNEKLMHERDVTLNVAGDDFVQKAQSLAADAKTPMYFAIDGKLAGIIAVADPIKEDSISAIQRLQKNGIRVIMLTGDNRDTANAVAKKVGITEFVAEVLPEDKAKKVQELQMAGEVVGMTGDGINDAPALALANVGFAIGTGTDVAIESADITLMRGSLHGLADAIAVSKATLRNIKQNLFGAFVYNVAGVPVAAGILYPVLGILMNPVIAGAAMAFSSLTVVSNANRLRLFKAQEH, translated from the coding sequence ATGAGTGAATCCACTGTTACTGACAGTCATTGTCATTCCGAACACCCAGAAAAACCAAGCGCGGCACAACCAGTGAGCTCCGCTGTTACAGAACTCATTATCGACGGTGCGGGATGTGCTAGTTGTGTCGGCAAAATCGAAGGTGCGCTCAAAGCGGTATCCGGGGTGCAGCAGGCTGAAATGAACTTTGCGCAACGTACCGTCAGTGTTTCAGGTACGGCACCCAATGAGGCATTGATTCAGGCAGTAGAGCGCGCGGGGTACAACGCCAAGGTCAGTTCCGCCGAGTCAGATAGTGATGAACTAGACGAAAAAGAACAAGCCGATCTTGCGTACTACAAAAAGTTGATGCGAGAGACCTGGATTGCCTTGGCTCTGGGTGCGCCGTTGATGGCCTATGCGCTGATCACCGGCGAGATGAGTGTCAATACCACGACTGAGCGAATCGTGTGGCTGATCATCGGTATTCTGACGCTAGGCGTCCTACTCGCCAGCGGACGTCACTTCTTCGTCGGTGCTTGGAAGTCATTTCTCAATCACTCCGCGAACATGGATACATTGATTGCGTTGGGTACTGGCACAGCGTGGCTGTATTCCATGGTGGTGGTGTTTTTTCCGGAAGCGGTGCCAGCGCAAGCCCGGCACGTCTATTTTGAAGCCACCGCCATCATTATCGGCTTGATAGATTTAGGCCTGGCACTGGAGATAAAAGCGAGAGGCCGTACCAGTGAAGCCATTAAGCGTTTGATCGGCTTACAGGCGAAAACAGCGCGCGTCATTCGTGACGATAAAGAAATGGATTTGCCCATTGAGCACGTGCTGCTGGATGACCTAGTGCGCGTCCGCCCCGGCGAAAAAATCCCCGTCGACGGCGAGGTGGCCGAGGGACGCACTGCCATTGATGAGTCCATGCTGACGGGTGAGCCCATGCCCGTGGAAAAAGCTAAGGGTGATGAAGTGGTCGCCGGCACACTCAATAAAACTGGCAGTATTGTATTTCGAGCAACGCGGGTAGGAAAGGACACCGCGTTGGCTCAGATCATCAATATGGTCAAGCGCGCCCAAAATTCCAAGCCGCCGATTGGCCGATTGGCCGATGTTATTTCAGCGTTTTTTGTGCCGGTCGTCATGATTACTGCTGTCATCAGTGCCTTAGCCTGGCTCAATTTCGGCCCAACGCCAGCCATCGCTTTTGCCATCGTGTCGGCAACCACGGTACTCATTATCGCTTGCCCTTGTGCTTTGGGATTAGCGACGCCCATGTCGGTGATGGTCGGTGTAGGTAAAGCGGCGGAGGCCGGAGTATTAATTCGTAATGGCGAAGCCTTGCAAACCGCTTCCAAAATTACCGCCATGATTCTCGATAAGACCGGCACGATTACCCTGGGCTCACCGAAGGTAACCGATGTTGTCGTCGTGAGTGGGCGAACGGAGCACGAAGTGCTGCAATTAGCCGCCAGTGTTGAAGCGGGTTCGGAACACCCATTAGCGCTGGCCATTATGGAAACCGCACAAGAAAAAGCGATCGAGTTAAGTAAAGCGTCGTCCTTTAACGCGATTACCGCAAGAGGTGTCGAGGCTGAAGTCGACGGTCGTCGTGTGTTATTTGGTAATGAAAAGCTAATGCATGAACGAGACGTCACGTTGAATGTGGCGGGAGACGATTTTGTTCAAAAGGCACAGTCGTTGGCGGCTGACGCGAAAACGCCCATGTACTTCGCAATTGATGGCAAGTTGGCTGGCATTATCGCGGTCGCCGATCCCATCAAAGAAGACTCCATCTCGGCAATTCAGCGACTACAGAAAAACGGTATTCGCGTCATCATGCTCACGGGGGATAACCGCGATACCGCCAACGCTGTAGCGAAAAAGGTGGGTATCACAGAATTTGTGGCCGAAGTGTTGCCGGAGGATAAAGCCAAGAAAGTACAAGAGCTTCAAATGGCCGGGGAAGTCGTGGGCATGACGGGGGACGGTATCAATGATGCCCCAGCGTTGGCCTTAGCCAATGTGGGATTTGCCATCGGCACTGGCACTGACGTCGCCATTGAAAGTGCCGATATCACGCTGATGCGGGGTTCACTTCATGGGCTGGCGGATGCCATTGCTGTGAGTAAAGCCACACTGAGAAACATCAAGCAAAACTTGTTCGGCGCCTTTGTCTATAACGTCGCCGGTGTGCCGGTAGCGGCCGGTATTCTCTATCCCGTGCTTGGCATTCTGATGAACCCGGTTATTGCTGGGGCGGCCATGGCGTTCTCGTCACTCACGGTCGTGAGCAACGCCAATCGATTGCGTTTATTTAAAGCCCAAGAACACTAA
- a CDS encoding c-type cytochrome: protein MIFLLGIGGVGYVVLGLYPIGADVPHTKLTYELLEFARERSISRASQDIGVPNLENPDWLLRGGADYNDMCASCHLKPGKTESDLSVGLYPKPPNLSVIHTDHTHGDPSVEGQARRQFWIIKHGIKASGMPAWGPTHSDERIWAMVAFLQRLPGLDSEQYQILTARGEGQHEHH, encoded by the coding sequence ATGATATTTTTACTCGGTATTGGTGGTGTAGGCTACGTGGTTTTGGGGTTGTATCCCATAGGCGCAGATGTGCCTCATACCAAGTTGACCTATGAGCTACTTGAGTTTGCACGTGAGCGTTCGATTTCACGCGCATCTCAAGACATTGGCGTGCCGAATCTAGAAAACCCAGATTGGTTGTTACGCGGTGGGGCAGACTACAACGATATGTGCGCCTCATGCCACTTAAAGCCAGGGAAAACAGAATCAGATTTGAGCGTTGGGCTTTACCCCAAGCCGCCAAATCTAAGTGTAATACACACAGATCATACACATGGCGACCCGTCCGTAGAGGGGCAAGCCAGGCGTCAATTTTGGATCATTAAGCATGGGATCAAAGCTTCGGGTATGCCTGCGTGGGGTCCGACCCATAGTGATGAGCGAATCTGGGCGATGGTGGCCTTTTTGCAGCGATTGCCAGGGCTGGACTCAGAGCAATATCAGATTCTCACCGCGCGAGGCGAAGGCCAGCATGAGCATCATTGA
- a CDS encoding methyltransferase family protein, with the protein MHGDSSYGLWVLVILNSAIFIFFAFSFVKPKTKTDWRSLTAFSAFIVALFTEMYGFPLTIYFLSGWLAENYPGVDFLAHENGHLLHTLFGFEGNAHFDPLHIASNVLIFLGFILLSSAWSVLHKAQQTRSLASTGWYARCRHPQYIAFIMIMFGFLLQWPTIPTVVMFPILVVVYVRLAKREEAIALNEFGDEYRAYMQVTPAWLPKFNSEKIKTA; encoded by the coding sequence ATGCACGGCGACTCTTCTTACGGCCTATGGGTTTTAGTCATTTTAAACTCGGCCATTTTTATTTTTTTCGCGTTTAGTTTTGTAAAACCAAAAACGAAAACGGACTGGCGGAGCCTTACCGCATTTTCTGCTTTTATCGTAGCGTTATTCACAGAAATGTATGGATTCCCACTGACCATTTATTTTTTATCCGGGTGGCTGGCAGAAAATTATCCTGGCGTGGATTTTCTAGCGCATGAGAACGGCCATCTTCTCCATACACTGTTTGGATTTGAGGGGAATGCGCATTTTGATCCACTGCATATTGCCAGCAATGTGCTTATTTTCCTGGGATTCATTTTGCTTTCCTCGGCGTGGTCGGTCTTACACAAAGCCCAACAGACGCGGTCACTGGCATCTACCGGCTGGTACGCGCGCTGCCGTCACCCGCAATACATCGCATTTATCATGATTATGTTTGGATTTCTATTGCAGTGGCCGACGATTCCAACGGTTGTCATGTTCCCAATACTTGTCGTGGTGTATGTGCGCTTGGCTAAGCGCGAAGAGGCTATTGCGCTCAATGAATTTGGTGATGAGTATCGCGCGTACATGCAAGTGACGCCAGCTTGGCTGCCAAAATTTAACAGCGAAAAAATTAAAACAGCTTGA
- a CDS encoding FtsL-like putative cell division protein, with the protein MKRNVKHDWCSASRLVIYLVLIGGILNNIAYAHSGDDPNRELEKLNNQVKSHNAEFKSLSDTKEKKKNISQQIRGVRSTILLLRNELSGTRANRCIKNEDEIDYFKELDKALKASEKALAQLNQVIH; encoded by the coding sequence TTGAAAAGAAATGTTAAACATGACTGGTGTTCTGCTTCGCGCCTAGTCATCTATCTCGTATTGATCGGTGGCATTTTAAATAATATCGCATATGCACACAGTGGCGATGATCCCAATCGGGAATTGGAAAAATTAAATAACCAGGTTAAATCGCATAACGCAGAATTTAAATCGCTCTCCGATACAAAAGAAAAAAAGAAAAATATTTCTCAACAAATTAGAGGCGTTAGATCGACAATATTGTTGTTAAGGAATGAATTATCGGGGACTCGCGCAAATCGTTGTATTAAAAACGAAGATGAAATTGATTATTTTAAGGAGTTAGATAAAGCGCTTAAAGCGAGTGAGAAAGCGTTGGCGCAGTTGAATCAAGTCATTCATTAA
- a CDS encoding DUF2933 domain-containing protein produces the protein MSDQKQSFWMSPKGFAAMGLIASVSYFVLMEHRQHFFQWLPFLIILLCPLMHIFMHGGHGHGGHSGHGDHDENSENESEAYKRGLKDGQKNSNQHHSH, from the coding sequence ATGAGTGACCAAAAACAATCTTTCTGGATGAGCCCTAAGGGCTTCGCTGCGATGGGGCTTATTGCCTCAGTGTCTTATTTTGTACTAATGGAGCATCGTCAGCACTTCTTTCAGTGGTTACCGTTTCTCATCATCTTGTTGTGTCCGCTGATGCATATATTTATGCATGGTGGACATGGCCATGGCGGACACAGTGGCCATGGGGATCATGACGAAAATTCGGAAAATGAATCGGAAGCATACAAGCGTGGCCTAAAAGATGGCCAGAAAAATTCCAACCAACATCATTCACATTAG
- a CDS encoding cupredoxin domain-containing protein — protein MLIINIAGVILIALIIWWFWLYKPKAEQVGNEDLVVVVENGVYKPSHILMDGNDTHDITFLRKDASPCAETLLIPELEISETLPLNKPTKIQIPPLSTGEYAFHCQMQMYKGTIKVEGGPS, from the coding sequence ATGTTAATAATCAATATAGCCGGCGTGATTTTAATTGCGCTTATTATTTGGTGGTTTTGGTTGTACAAACCCAAAGCAGAACAGGTGGGTAATGAGGATTTGGTAGTTGTTGTCGAAAACGGCGTGTATAAGCCGTCTCATATTTTGATGGATGGTAACGATACGCATGACATAACGTTTTTACGCAAAGATGCTTCACCTTGTGCGGAAACACTCTTGATTCCAGAGTTAGAAATCAGCGAAACCTTACCGCTCAACAAGCCAACAAAAATCCAGATCCCACCATTAAGTACAGGGGAATACGCCTTTCATTGTCAAATGCAAATGTACAAAGGCACGATCAAGGTGGAAGGAGGCCCATCATGA
- a CDS encoding porin, which translates to MSIKSCAAMTIAASLSHVVMADEGDRGRFALGGYGDVKYETSEAEDTSAYSARFVPIFLFSLNEKMHVEAETEISINAEGETEVELEYADLHYFLTDTTTVTAGKFLIPFGQFGPNIHPSWINRSPWTPGIYGSHGSNQAMEALLPILSDVGVAVQQTIVLGGHQKVFIDLYSTNGPGVEADDHAEEPVEDEHQEEESDHAELPELAFEATSGDNNKDKAFGGRVAYAMLPGLELGASYYSASYDEEESLDFRAQGVDINLIGSHYLLRGEYIETQTDGREEEEGESEIHTFKRDGWYLQSTFQTGKLWPSLSGTELVLEYAETNQLAEASRWMVGVNYWLDARSVIKVAYDDTDLEEGEDDQRFAIQLSYGF; encoded by the coding sequence ATGTCTATAAAATCTTGTGCGGCAATGACTATTGCTGCGTCGTTATCCCATGTCGTTATGGCGGACGAGGGTGATCGGGGACGGTTTGCTCTTGGTGGCTATGGGGATGTGAAATATGAAACATCGGAAGCGGAAGACACCAGTGCATACAGCGCGCGCTTTGTCCCAATTTTTCTATTCAGTCTCAACGAGAAAATGCATGTTGAAGCTGAAACTGAAATTAGTATTAACGCGGAAGGTGAAACGGAAGTTGAGTTGGAATATGCCGATCTTCATTATTTTCTGACCGATACCACCACGGTTACAGCGGGTAAATTTCTCATCCCGTTTGGTCAATTTGGACCCAATATTCACCCAAGCTGGATCAATCGTTCGCCGTGGACCCCAGGTATTTATGGATCGCACGGCAGCAACCAGGCGATGGAAGCGTTGTTGCCCATATTGAGTGATGTTGGCGTCGCCGTTCAGCAAACCATTGTTCTGGGTGGCCATCAAAAGGTATTTATCGATCTCTACAGTACCAATGGTCCTGGAGTGGAGGCCGACGATCACGCCGAAGAGCCGGTTGAGGATGAGCATCAAGAGGAAGAGAGTGATCACGCTGAGCTGCCTGAACTTGCCTTTGAGGCCACCAGTGGTGACAACAATAAAGACAAGGCATTTGGTGGTCGCGTCGCTTACGCCATGCTGCCGGGCCTCGAACTCGGCGCATCTTACTATAGCGCCAGCTACGACGAAGAGGAGTCATTGGACTTCCGTGCCCAGGGTGTCGATATCAATCTGATTGGCTCACATTACCTGCTGCGCGGAGAGTACATCGAAACGCAAACGGATGGGCGCGAGGAAGAAGAAGGCGAGAGTGAAATTCATACCTTCAAACGCGATGGCTGGTATCTGCAGAGCACTTTTCAAACGGGAAAACTTTGGCCATCGCTTTCGGGTACGGAGTTGGTACTCGAGTACGCCGAAACCAACCAGCTGGCAGAAGCCAGTCGTTGGATGGTCGGAGTGAATTACTGGTTGGATGCCCGCTCGGTGATCAAAGTTGCCTATGACGATACCGATCTCGAAGAGGGAGAAGACGATCAACGTTTTGCCATTCAATTGAGCTATGGCTTCTAG
- a CDS encoding TonB-dependent receptor family protein codes for MFKNFGSTVFICSVVNVSAYADSIEEVTIIGNRENAQTLPGSAHVIDEQALLKFEYTDINRMMRQVPGVYLQEEDGFGLRPNIGIRGAGAERSEKITLLEDGVLIAPAPYSAPAAYYFPTAGRMSGIEVLKGSSLLKYGPSTVAGVVNLVSAPIPEDSSGVFNVESGEYSSNKAHIRYGNRVENMGFLLETYQAQSDGFKRIDRSPENSGFDIEDYMLKFSVNGGDKNQENYQQLDVKLQYSEESSDVTYVGLSDADFDRDMNRRYGLTALDQMSSRHVGFSARHLFKVNPNLKFTTTAYRNSFARDWFKVDKINGNGFGRVIDAANDGEANAQGILDGTVDAEISIKHNDREYVSEGVQSIVDWRWREHAIQGGVRYHEDSSDRFQPSDIYFQRESALIFDRVSQPSASNNRLEEAKATSAHLMDVWQVKNDLALTLGVRYENIRMQQRRYSDTARSESTLSATNQIEEIMTGVGVTYELNNQWQLLAGAHTGFAPASPSDQNNIEPEKSTNYEMGLRFSNASFDASALTFYSDYSNKVTNCSVAFPCGELTTGSVSEGEASIAGIELSLSQNLAVTEGLTVPLSVVYTYTLAEISDPAQSTSQKGEALPYTPKNVLNIQTGLESSFGWNTYLSMSYVDKMCIYNRCGNDSLFSETEETVVVDLTSHYAFSEGLSMYIKWDNLLDQRQIVARSPGGARPNKPRTLTVGFKLDF; via the coding sequence ATGTTCAAGAATTTTGGGTCAACGGTGTTTATTTGCAGTGTTGTTAATGTGTCAGCGTATGCCGACTCGATTGAGGAGGTGACGATCATTGGTAACCGAGAGAATGCTCAAACATTGCCGGGTTCAGCTCACGTTATTGATGAACAGGCCTTATTAAAATTTGAATATACGGATATCAATCGAATGATGCGTCAGGTCCCTGGTGTCTATCTTCAAGAAGAAGACGGTTTTGGATTACGCCCGAATATTGGTATCCGAGGGGCTGGGGCCGAGCGGTCAGAGAAAATTACGTTGTTGGAAGACGGTGTATTAATCGCACCAGCGCCGTATTCGGCCCCCGCAGCCTATTATTTCCCAACGGCCGGAAGAATGTCGGGTATCGAAGTATTAAAAGGGAGCAGCTTATTAAAATACGGGCCTTCAACAGTGGCCGGTGTCGTTAATTTAGTTTCTGCTCCGATTCCTGAAGACAGCAGTGGGGTATTTAATGTTGAGTCAGGAGAATATAGCAGTAACAAGGCACATATACGTTATGGAAATCGTGTGGAAAACATGGGGTTTCTATTGGAAACGTATCAAGCCCAAAGCGATGGCTTTAAGCGGATTGATCGATCACCTGAAAACAGTGGCTTTGATATTGAAGATTATATGCTGAAATTTTCTGTGAATGGTGGCGATAAAAATCAGGAAAACTACCAGCAGCTGGACGTGAAATTGCAGTATTCAGAGGAGTCGTCGGATGTGACTTATGTCGGGCTTTCTGACGCGGATTTTGATCGGGATATGAATCGGCGCTACGGCTTAACGGCTCTGGATCAAATGAGCTCACGCCATGTGGGTTTCAGCGCACGTCATTTATTCAAGGTAAATCCAAATCTAAAATTTACCACGACCGCCTATAGAAATTCCTTTGCCCGAGATTGGTTTAAAGTCGATAAAATAAATGGCAATGGATTTGGACGTGTCATCGATGCAGCCAATGATGGCGAGGCAAATGCACAAGGCATACTTGATGGTACTGTGGATGCAGAAATCAGTATTAAACATAATGATCGCGAGTATGTTAGTGAGGGTGTCCAGTCGATAGTGGATTGGCGTTGGAGAGAGCATGCGATTCAGGGTGGGGTTCGATATCACGAAGACAGCTCGGATCGATTTCAGCCGTCAGACATTTATTTTCAACGTGAGAGTGCATTAATTTTTGACCGCGTGAGCCAGCCTAGTGCGAGCAATAATCGGCTCGAGGAGGCTAAGGCAACATCGGCCCACCTGATGGATGTATGGCAGGTAAAAAATGACCTGGCGCTAACGCTCGGTGTTCGATATGAAAATATTCGAATGCAACAAAGACGTTACAGTGATACCGCACGCAGCGAAAGTACGCTATCGGCGACGAATCAAATTGAAGAAATCATGACAGGCGTAGGCGTGACCTATGAGCTCAATAACCAGTGGCAACTTCTCGCCGGGGCTCACACCGGTTTCGCGCCGGCATCACCAAGCGACCAGAATAATATCGAGCCAGAAAAAAGCACGAATTATGAAATGGGATTGCGGTTTTCAAATGCTTCTTTTGACGCAAGTGCCCTGACGTTTTACAGCGACTACTCGAATAAAGTCACGAATTGTTCAGTGGCGTTTCCGTGTGGAGAATTAACCACCGGCTCTGTCAGTGAGGGTGAAGCGAGTATTGCGGGTATTGAGCTTTCGTTAAGCCAAAACCTGGCAGTGACTGAGGGTTTAACGGTGCCTTTGTCTGTGGTGTATACCTATACTTTAGCGGAAATTTCTGACCCCGCTCAGTCCACGAGTCAAAAAGGTGAGGCGCTGCCGTACACGCCAAAAAACGTGTTGAATATTCAAACGGGGCTTGAATCGTCGTTCGGTTGGAACACGTATTTGAGTATGAGTTACGTCGATAAAATGTGTATTTATAACCGTTGTGGAAATGATTCACTATTTTCAGAGACCGAAGAAACGGTGGTGGTTGATCTTACTTCACATTACGCTTTTTCTGAGGGCTTATCGATGTATATAAAATGGGACAATCTGCTTGACCAACGGCAAATTGTGGCGCGAAGCCCTGGTGGTGCGCGCCCAAACAAGCCGCGAACGTTGACGGTCGGATTTAAACTGGATTTTTAA